A stretch of Drosophila gunungcola strain Sukarami chromosome 3L unlocalized genomic scaffold, Dgunungcola_SK_2 000002F, whole genome shotgun sequence DNA encodes these proteins:
- the LOC128257991 gene encoding zinc finger protein on ecdysone puffs isoform X1, producing MVSVKVNGNQQNRLANNQKVNGGNMAFRGNQNRNRNFGGGNNNYGGPMNANRMGGMNMSPWESQNPGGGQFGNNMRQGGGQMNAQAINLASNLLNNLFRNQNPPSLLDLPRGGGGMGNRNQRGGPMVSRGGGAGNRLNNRRGQGGGFQNRGATGSGPKPPQKQGGGGIRKQNAFDRAKKLLAKNANQNKKKEPTPGEKKIESPTKESPYASVPNDMFYCHLCKKHMWDANSFENHIKGRTHLMMREGIEESYRLKANMIRQEAKIAEQLKSIEFDRLKRMGKSKQRQLDYCTMCDLNFHGHISTHRKSEGHLQLKKFLHPKCIECNKEFATRIDYDTHLLSAEHLKKAAESNTKVGERKRQTLPISTEEEETRDLRLPQKRKKKPAKKEGDAADGEAKKDGAGGDGEAAEGEEGEGEEAKEGEEAADETKEGEELNESQEEEEVALPVDPEDCILDFTDGDEIPSEVDTRLPKYNWQRAVGPGLISKLECYECSVCSKFFDTEVTAEIHSRTATHHRNFLKFINEKSSDTKIAQKRAAAALEENERKKRKVEETETPAADNAGAEEAAEGAEGELYDPSEATGDDDDIEMVEENAEGEGEGEGDEEIEGEGEDDGAGQDNGEEEMEAQDEEQEAEPEPEPEPTPAKAPAPVEPAPVAKTPAKAAVKAAAPATPTAAAPSTPDASPSPAKKATPARAAAGPKATPQRQRARGRYNRY from the exons ATGGTCAG cGTAAAGGTCAACGGAAATCAACAGAATCGTTTAGCAAATAACCAAAAGGTCAACGGCGGCAACATGGCTTTCCGTGGTAACCAGAACCGTAATCGCAATTTCGGaggcggcaacaacaactatGGCGGGCCCATGAACGCCAACCGCATGGGCGGTATGAACATGTCGCCCTGGGAGTCCCAGAATCCCGGCGGCGGACAATTTGGAAACAACATGCGCCAGGGCGGCGGTCAGATGAACGCCCAGGCCATTAACCTGGCCAGCAATCTGCTGAACAACCTGTTCAGGAACCAGAACCCACCTTCGCTCCTCGATTTGCCccgcggcggcggcggcatgGGAAATCGCAATCAACGCGGCGGCCCG ATGGTCAGTCGCGGCGGCGGTGCCGGCAATCGTCTCAATAACCGTCGTGGCCAGGGAGGTGGCTTCCAAAATCGGGGCGCCACTGGTAGTGGACCCAAGCCCCCGCAAAAGCAGGGCGGCGGCGGTATTCGCAAGCAAAATGCTTTTGATCGTGCCAAGAAACTTTTGGCTAAAAATGccaaccaaaataaaaagaaggaACCCACTCCTGGCGAAAAGAAAATCGAGAG CCCCACCAAGGAGTCGCCGTACGCTAGTGTGCCGAACGACATGTTCTACTGTCATCTGTGCAAGAAGCATATGTGGGACGCCAATTCGTTCGAGAACCACATCAAGGGACGCACCCATCTGATGATGCGCGAGGGCATCGAGGAGAGCTACCGCCTCAAGGCCAACATGATCCGCCAGGAGGCCAAGATCGCCGAGCAGCTGAAGTCGATCGAGTTCGACCGCTTGAAGCGCATGGGCAAGAGCAAGCAGCGCCAGCTGGACTACTGCACCATGTGCGACCTGAACTTCCATGGTCACATCTCGACCCATCGCAAGTCGGAGGGCCATTTGCAGCTGAAGAAGTTCCTGCACCCCAAGTGCATTGAGTGCAACAAGGAGTTCGCCACTCGCATCGACTACGACACGCATCTTCTGTCCGCCGAGCATCTGAAGAAGGCCGCCGAGAGCAACACCAAGGTGGGTGAGCGCAAGCGCCAGACCCTGCCTATCAGcaccgaggaggaggagaccCGCGATCTCCGCCTGCCCCAAAAGCGCAAGAAGAAGCCGGCAAAGAAGGAGGGCGATGCCGCCGATGGCGAGGCCAAGAAAGATGGTGCCGGCGGCGATGGTGAGGCTGCCGAGGGCGAGGAAGGCGAGGGCGAAGAGGCCAAGGAGGGTGAGGAGGCCGCCGACGAGACCAAGGAGGGCGAGGAGCTCAACGAGAgccaggaggaggaggaggtggcccTGCCAGTGGATCCCGAGGACTGCATCCTCGACTTCACCGACGGCGACGAGATTCCCAGCGAGGTGGACACCCGCCTGCCCAAGTACAACTGGCAGAGGGCCGTCGGCCCCGGCCTGATCTCCAAGCTGGAGTGCTACGAGTGCTCGGTGTGCAGCAAGTTCTTCGACACCGAGGTGACCGCCGAGATTCACTCGCGCACGGCCACCCATCACCGCAACTTCCTGAAGTTCATCAACGAGAAGTCGAGTGACACCAAGATTGCCCAGAAGCGTGCCGCCGCCGCTCTGGAGGAGAACGAGCGCAAGAAGCGCAAGGTGGAGGAGACAGAGACCCCGGCCGCTGACAACGCCGGCGCCGAGGAGGCCGCCGAGGGAGCCGAGGGTGAGCTGTACGATCCTTCGGAGGCCACCGGCGACGACGATGACATCGAGATGGTGGAAGAGAATGCCGAGGGCGAGGGCGAAGGAGAAGGCGACGAGGAGATTGAAGGCGAGGGCGAGGATGATGGCGCTGGCCAGGACAATGGCGAGGAAGAGATGGAGGCCCAGGATGAGGAGCAGGAGGCCGAGCCAGAGCCCGAACCGGAGCCCACTCCGGCCAAGGCGCCGGCACCCGTTGAACCAGCTCCCGTGGCCAAGACGCCAGCCAAGGCCGCGGTCAAGGCAGCCGctccggccacgcccaccgctgCCGCCCCATCGACGCCAGATGCCTCGCCGTCGCCGGCCAAGAAGGCAACGCCCGCTCGGGCCGCCGCCGGTCCGAAGGCCACGCCGCAGCGCCAACGCGCTCGCGGCCGCTACAACCGCTACTAA
- the LOC128257991 gene encoding zinc finger protein on ecdysone puffs isoform X2 codes for MAFRGNQNRNRNFGGGNNNYGGPMNANRMGGMNMSPWESQNPGGGQFGNNMRQGGGQMNAQAINLASNLLNNLFRNQNPPSLLDLPRGGGGMGNRNQRGGPMVSRGGGAGNRLNNRRGQGGGFQNRGATGSGPKPPQKQGGGGIRKQNAFDRAKKLLAKNANQNKKKEPTPGEKKIESPTKESPYASVPNDMFYCHLCKKHMWDANSFENHIKGRTHLMMREGIEESYRLKANMIRQEAKIAEQLKSIEFDRLKRMGKSKQRQLDYCTMCDLNFHGHISTHRKSEGHLQLKKFLHPKCIECNKEFATRIDYDTHLLSAEHLKKAAESNTKVGERKRQTLPISTEEEETRDLRLPQKRKKKPAKKEGDAADGEAKKDGAGGDGEAAEGEEGEGEEAKEGEEAADETKEGEELNESQEEEEVALPVDPEDCILDFTDGDEIPSEVDTRLPKYNWQRAVGPGLISKLECYECSVCSKFFDTEVTAEIHSRTATHHRNFLKFINEKSSDTKIAQKRAAAALEENERKKRKVEETETPAADNAGAEEAAEGAEGELYDPSEATGDDDDIEMVEENAEGEGEGEGDEEIEGEGEDDGAGQDNGEEEMEAQDEEQEAEPEPEPEPTPAKAPAPVEPAPVAKTPAKAAVKAAAPATPTAAAPSTPDASPSPAKKATPARAAAGPKATPQRQRARGRYNRY; via the exons ATGGCTTTCCGTGGTAACCAGAACCGTAATCGCAATTTCGGaggcggcaacaacaactatGGCGGGCCCATGAACGCCAACCGCATGGGCGGTATGAACATGTCGCCCTGGGAGTCCCAGAATCCCGGCGGCGGACAATTTGGAAACAACATGCGCCAGGGCGGCGGTCAGATGAACGCCCAGGCCATTAACCTGGCCAGCAATCTGCTGAACAACCTGTTCAGGAACCAGAACCCACCTTCGCTCCTCGATTTGCCccgcggcggcggcggcatgGGAAATCGCAATCAACGCGGCGGCCCG ATGGTCAGTCGCGGCGGCGGTGCCGGCAATCGTCTCAATAACCGTCGTGGCCAGGGAGGTGGCTTCCAAAATCGGGGCGCCACTGGTAGTGGACCCAAGCCCCCGCAAAAGCAGGGCGGCGGCGGTATTCGCAAGCAAAATGCTTTTGATCGTGCCAAGAAACTTTTGGCTAAAAATGccaaccaaaataaaaagaaggaACCCACTCCTGGCGAAAAGAAAATCGAGAG CCCCACCAAGGAGTCGCCGTACGCTAGTGTGCCGAACGACATGTTCTACTGTCATCTGTGCAAGAAGCATATGTGGGACGCCAATTCGTTCGAGAACCACATCAAGGGACGCACCCATCTGATGATGCGCGAGGGCATCGAGGAGAGCTACCGCCTCAAGGCCAACATGATCCGCCAGGAGGCCAAGATCGCCGAGCAGCTGAAGTCGATCGAGTTCGACCGCTTGAAGCGCATGGGCAAGAGCAAGCAGCGCCAGCTGGACTACTGCACCATGTGCGACCTGAACTTCCATGGTCACATCTCGACCCATCGCAAGTCGGAGGGCCATTTGCAGCTGAAGAAGTTCCTGCACCCCAAGTGCATTGAGTGCAACAAGGAGTTCGCCACTCGCATCGACTACGACACGCATCTTCTGTCCGCCGAGCATCTGAAGAAGGCCGCCGAGAGCAACACCAAGGTGGGTGAGCGCAAGCGCCAGACCCTGCCTATCAGcaccgaggaggaggagaccCGCGATCTCCGCCTGCCCCAAAAGCGCAAGAAGAAGCCGGCAAAGAAGGAGGGCGATGCCGCCGATGGCGAGGCCAAGAAAGATGGTGCCGGCGGCGATGGTGAGGCTGCCGAGGGCGAGGAAGGCGAGGGCGAAGAGGCCAAGGAGGGTGAGGAGGCCGCCGACGAGACCAAGGAGGGCGAGGAGCTCAACGAGAgccaggaggaggaggaggtggcccTGCCAGTGGATCCCGAGGACTGCATCCTCGACTTCACCGACGGCGACGAGATTCCCAGCGAGGTGGACACCCGCCTGCCCAAGTACAACTGGCAGAGGGCCGTCGGCCCCGGCCTGATCTCCAAGCTGGAGTGCTACGAGTGCTCGGTGTGCAGCAAGTTCTTCGACACCGAGGTGACCGCCGAGATTCACTCGCGCACGGCCACCCATCACCGCAACTTCCTGAAGTTCATCAACGAGAAGTCGAGTGACACCAAGATTGCCCAGAAGCGTGCCGCCGCCGCTCTGGAGGAGAACGAGCGCAAGAAGCGCAAGGTGGAGGAGACAGAGACCCCGGCCGCTGACAACGCCGGCGCCGAGGAGGCCGCCGAGGGAGCCGAGGGTGAGCTGTACGATCCTTCGGAGGCCACCGGCGACGACGATGACATCGAGATGGTGGAAGAGAATGCCGAGGGCGAGGGCGAAGGAGAAGGCGACGAGGAGATTGAAGGCGAGGGCGAGGATGATGGCGCTGGCCAGGACAATGGCGAGGAAGAGATGGAGGCCCAGGATGAGGAGCAGGAGGCCGAGCCAGAGCCCGAACCGGAGCCCACTCCGGCCAAGGCGCCGGCACCCGTTGAACCAGCTCCCGTGGCCAAGACGCCAGCCAAGGCCGCGGTCAAGGCAGCCGctccggccacgcccaccgctgCCGCCCCATCGACGCCAGATGCCTCGCCGTCGCCGGCCAAGAAGGCAACGCCCGCTCGGGCCGCCGCCGGTCCGAAGGCCACGCCGCAGCGCCAACGCGCTCGCGGCCGCTACAACCGCTACTAA
- the LOC128257991 gene encoding zinc finger protein on ecdysone puffs isoform X3, translating into MFYCHLCKKHMWDANSFENHIKGRTHLMMREGIEESYRLKANMIRQEAKIAEQLKSIEFDRLKRMGKSKQRQLDYCTMCDLNFHGHISTHRKSEGHLQLKKFLHPKCIECNKEFATRIDYDTHLLSAEHLKKAAESNTKVGERKRQTLPISTEEEETRDLRLPQKRKKKPAKKEGDAADGEAKKDGAGGDGEAAEGEEGEGEEAKEGEEAADETKEGEELNESQEEEEVALPVDPEDCILDFTDGDEIPSEVDTRLPKYNWQRAVGPGLISKLECYECSVCSKFFDTEVTAEIHSRTATHHRNFLKFINEKSSDTKIAQKRAAAALEENERKKRKVEETETPAADNAGAEEAAEGAEGELYDPSEATGDDDDIEMVEENAEGEGEGEGDEEIEGEGEDDGAGQDNGEEEMEAQDEEQEAEPEPEPEPTPAKAPAPVEPAPVAKTPAKAAVKAAAPATPTAAAPSTPDASPSPAKKATPARAAAGPKATPQRQRARGRYNRY; encoded by the coding sequence ATGTTCTACTGTCATCTGTGCAAGAAGCATATGTGGGACGCCAATTCGTTCGAGAACCACATCAAGGGACGCACCCATCTGATGATGCGCGAGGGCATCGAGGAGAGCTACCGCCTCAAGGCCAACATGATCCGCCAGGAGGCCAAGATCGCCGAGCAGCTGAAGTCGATCGAGTTCGACCGCTTGAAGCGCATGGGCAAGAGCAAGCAGCGCCAGCTGGACTACTGCACCATGTGCGACCTGAACTTCCATGGTCACATCTCGACCCATCGCAAGTCGGAGGGCCATTTGCAGCTGAAGAAGTTCCTGCACCCCAAGTGCATTGAGTGCAACAAGGAGTTCGCCACTCGCATCGACTACGACACGCATCTTCTGTCCGCCGAGCATCTGAAGAAGGCCGCCGAGAGCAACACCAAGGTGGGTGAGCGCAAGCGCCAGACCCTGCCTATCAGcaccgaggaggaggagaccCGCGATCTCCGCCTGCCCCAAAAGCGCAAGAAGAAGCCGGCAAAGAAGGAGGGCGATGCCGCCGATGGCGAGGCCAAGAAAGATGGTGCCGGCGGCGATGGTGAGGCTGCCGAGGGCGAGGAAGGCGAGGGCGAAGAGGCCAAGGAGGGTGAGGAGGCCGCCGACGAGACCAAGGAGGGCGAGGAGCTCAACGAGAgccaggaggaggaggaggtggcccTGCCAGTGGATCCCGAGGACTGCATCCTCGACTTCACCGACGGCGACGAGATTCCCAGCGAGGTGGACACCCGCCTGCCCAAGTACAACTGGCAGAGGGCCGTCGGCCCCGGCCTGATCTCCAAGCTGGAGTGCTACGAGTGCTCGGTGTGCAGCAAGTTCTTCGACACCGAGGTGACCGCCGAGATTCACTCGCGCACGGCCACCCATCACCGCAACTTCCTGAAGTTCATCAACGAGAAGTCGAGTGACACCAAGATTGCCCAGAAGCGTGCCGCCGCCGCTCTGGAGGAGAACGAGCGCAAGAAGCGCAAGGTGGAGGAGACAGAGACCCCGGCCGCTGACAACGCCGGCGCCGAGGAGGCCGCCGAGGGAGCCGAGGGTGAGCTGTACGATCCTTCGGAGGCCACCGGCGACGACGATGACATCGAGATGGTGGAAGAGAATGCCGAGGGCGAGGGCGAAGGAGAAGGCGACGAGGAGATTGAAGGCGAGGGCGAGGATGATGGCGCTGGCCAGGACAATGGCGAGGAAGAGATGGAGGCCCAGGATGAGGAGCAGGAGGCCGAGCCAGAGCCCGAACCGGAGCCCACTCCGGCCAAGGCGCCGGCACCCGTTGAACCAGCTCCCGTGGCCAAGACGCCAGCCAAGGCCGCGGTCAAGGCAGCCGctccggccacgcccaccgctgCCGCCCCATCGACGCCAGATGCCTCGCCGTCGCCGGCCAAGAAGGCAACGCCCGCTCGGGCCGCCGCCGGTCCGAAGGCCACGCCGCAGCGCCAACGCGCTCGCGGCCGCTACAACCGCTACTAA
- the LOC128257991 gene encoding zinc finger protein on ecdysone puffs isoform X4, whose amino-acid sequence MVSVKVNGNQQNRLANNQKVNGGNMAFRGNQNRNRNFGGGNNNYGGPMNANRMGGMNMSPWESQNPGGGQFGNNMRQGGGQMNAQAINLASNLLNNLFRNQNPPSLLDLPRGGGGMGNRNQRGGPPHQGVAVR is encoded by the exons ATGGTCAG cGTAAAGGTCAACGGAAATCAACAGAATCGTTTAGCAAATAACCAAAAGGTCAACGGCGGCAACATGGCTTTCCGTGGTAACCAGAACCGTAATCGCAATTTCGGaggcggcaacaacaactatGGCGGGCCCATGAACGCCAACCGCATGGGCGGTATGAACATGTCGCCCTGGGAGTCCCAGAATCCCGGCGGCGGACAATTTGGAAACAACATGCGCCAGGGCGGCGGTCAGATGAACGCCCAGGCCATTAACCTGGCCAGCAATCTGCTGAACAACCTGTTCAGGAACCAGAACCCACCTTCGCTCCTCGATTTGCCccgcggcggcggcggcatgGGAAATCGCAATCAACGCGGCGGCCCG CCCCACCAAGGAGTCGCCGTACGCTAG